The Halalkalibacter krulwichiae genome has a segment encoding these proteins:
- a CDS encoding recombinase family protein has protein sequence MIFGYARVSTEEQNLDMQVDALTKFGVEKIYKEKLTGTRKDRPQLEELLKVLRSGDKIVVYKLDRISRSTKHLIELSESFNDMGVDFVSINDSIDTSTAMGKFFFRTMANIAELERDIISERTKSGLQAARSRGRKGGRPSKKKDKVEMAIKMYKSKDYTINEITEATGISKTSLYRYLDKLN, from the coding sequence ATGATATTTGGTTATGCACGAGTAAGTACGGAGGAGCAAAACTTGGATATGCAAGTTGATGCCCTTACAAAATTTGGAGTAGAAAAAATTTATAAAGAGAAATTGACCGGAACTAGAAAAGATAGACCCCAACTAGAAGAACTCCTTAAAGTCTTACGCAGTGGCGACAAAATTGTTGTATATAAACTGGATCGTATTTCACGTTCTACAAAACATCTAATTGAACTTAGTGAATCATTCAATGATATGGGCGTAGATTTTGTCTCTATTAATGACAGTATTGATACTTCAACTGCAATGGGGAAGTTTTTCTTTCGTACAATGGCAAATATTGCAGAGTTAGAACGAGATATTATTAGCGAAAGGACAAAGTCAGGGCTTCAAGCAGCAAGATCCAGAGGAAGGAAAGGTGGCAGACCATCGAAGAAAAAGGACAAAGTTGAAATGGCAATAAAAATGTATAAAAGTAAGGATTATACAATCAACGAAATTACAGAAGCAACAGGAATCAGTAAAACCTCACTGTACAGATACTTAGACAAATTAAATTAG
- a CDS encoding RNA polymerase sigma factor → MSIIRLVKKAQKGDDKAFLKLFQKYEQDIYRMAYVYVKNKDDTLDIVQEVAYRSFKKIDTLKKPEYFKTWLIKITISCAIDCLRKNKKVVQLKPEYEEIISSDVEDIPLSLSLHQLLDELNENEKSIVILKFYEGYSFKEIAELLNIPLGTSKSILYRALDKLRKQAKGADICE, encoded by the coding sequence ATTTCGATTATTAGATTAGTAAAAAAAGCCCAAAAGGGTGACGATAAAGCCTTTTTAAAGCTTTTCCAAAAATATGAACAAGATATTTATCGAATGGCTTATGTATATGTCAAAAACAAAGATGATACATTAGATATCGTTCAAGAAGTAGCATATCGTTCATTTAAAAAAATAGATACATTAAAAAAACCAGAGTATTTTAAAACATGGTTAATCAAAATCACCATTAGTTGTGCTATTGATTGTTTAAGAAAAAACAAAAAGGTGGTTCAACTAAAACCAGAATATGAAGAGATTATTAGTTCAGATGTTGAAGATATCCCCCTTTCATTATCACTTCATCAATTATTAGATGAGTTAAATGAAAATGAAAAAAGTATCGTTATTTTAAAATTTTATGAGGGGTATTCATTTAAAGAAATAGCTGAGTTGTTAAATATTCCATTAGGGACATCAAAATCAATATTATATCGTGCGTTAGATAAACTTCGAAAACAAGCTAAGGGGGCTGATATTTGTGAATAA
- a CDS encoding DUF4179 domain-containing protein has product MNNKVKQELERIEIPKELHMRAKLGVKRAKSEQPKRRFKKTVTIPLVASLFLVFSVGVGAATIPSFNNLLSIVSPQTALFLQPIETSSEDDGIKMEVVAAMNDDEMAVIYVTMQDLTGNRIDKTLDLYDYSLTEGHMFNSQIVDYDETTNTATLRIQANGGKALNNKKINFHISSFLSHKHKFEEIKVDADLMKIKDNIPKTIPLDMNNISGGGGKTFGDLKEQGTVQVLKPDETELYLQKINFMHISNLGFINNRLHIQTKWTGDDIDSHGDLYLIDTSGNKIHASNIYFGVDKLGNTNYGNEYIEYIFDIDNLDINRLNLMGDFVSNGNHTKGNWNTTFKIQSVDKEKKMDFSKNFGTWRANRITVSPLGITLYGNGDFNNSNKIVVSAKMNDGSVQTLDSMTSFSENKKVKAKFLSSLPLDISKIESINIDGTKIDF; this is encoded by the coding sequence GTGAATAATAAAGTAAAACAAGAATTAGAAAGGATTGAAATTCCAAAAGAATTACACATGAGGGCGAAACTAGGGGTAAAAAGGGCGAAATCGGAACAGCCAAAAAGAAGATTCAAAAAAACAGTTACAATTCCATTGGTAGCATCTTTATTTCTTGTATTTTCAGTTGGGGTAGGGGCAGCTACTATTCCAAGTTTTAATAATTTATTATCTATTGTTAGTCCCCAAACTGCTTTATTTCTCCAACCTATTGAAACTAGTAGTGAAGATGATGGTATTAAAATGGAAGTGGTCGCTGCAATGAATGATGATGAAATGGCAGTCATTTATGTTACAATGCAAGATTTGACAGGTAATAGAATAGATAAAACTCTTGATCTTTATGATTACTCATTGACTGAAGGTCATATGTTTAATAGTCAAATTGTAGATTACGATGAAACCACTAATACTGCTACCTTACGAATTCAAGCCAATGGAGGAAAGGCCCTTAACAATAAAAAAATAAACTTTCATATCAGTTCTTTCCTAAGTCATAAACACAAATTTGAAGAAATCAAGGTTGATGCCGATCTTATGAAGATAAAAGACAATATTCCCAAAACAATACCATTGGATATGAATAATATCTCAGGTGGTGGAGGAAAAACTTTTGGAGATTTAAAGGAACAGGGAACAGTCCAAGTTTTAAAGCCAGATGAAACTGAGCTCTACCTTCAAAAAATAAATTTTATGCATATATCAAATTTAGGTTTTATTAATAATCGCCTTCACATCCAAACTAAATGGACAGGGGATGATATAGATAGTCATGGAGATTTATATTTAATTGATACTTCAGGAAATAAAATACACGCTTCCAACATTTATTTCGGGGTAGATAAATTAGGTAATACAAATTACGGAAACGAATATATAGAATACATCTTTGACATTGATAATTTAGACATAAATAGGCTAAATTTAATGGGGGACTTTGTATCCAATGGCAATCATACAAAAGGTAATTGGAATACTACGTTTAAAATACAATCTGTAGATAAAGAAAAAAAAATGGACTTTAGTAAGAACTTTGGGACGTGGAGGGCGAATAGAATTACCGTTTCACCATTGGGAATAACTTTATATGGAAACGGTGATTTTAATAATTCAAATAAAATCGTAGTAAGTGCAAAAATGAATGATGGTAGTGTTCAAACATTGGATTCTATGACCAGTTTTAGTGAGAACAAAAAGGTTAAAGCAAAATTCTTATCTTCTTTGCCTTTAGATATTTCAAAAATTGAATCAATTAATATTGACGGTACAAAAATAGATTTTTAA